A single window of Podarcis raffonei isolate rPodRaf1 chromosome 9, rPodRaf1.pri, whole genome shotgun sequence DNA harbors:
- the SHISA3 gene encoding protein shisa-3 homolog has translation MGPGAWLRCLALGCCCCLAGRWGGPAVAAALGGGEYCHGWVDARGAYSAGFACPERFDAPDAAICCGSCALRYCCADAGARLEQGGCTNDPAQAEQPAGSAQPVYVPFLIVGSIFLAFLFVGSFVAVYCCTCLRPKQTLPQPIRFSLRSYQMETLPMILTSTSLRTPSRQSSSAASSSCTASSLGKFSFARPESSCTAAPSPPPYTPGCLQMGHSVSLSQPSGFLVSGPYFSYPLDSEPSLTGKSVPET, from the exons ATGGGCCCGGGCGCGTGGCTGCGCTGCCTGgcgctgggctgctgctgctgcctggccGGGCGGTGGGGCGGcccggcggtggcggcggcgctgGGCGGCGGCGAGTACTGCCACGGCTGGGTGGACGCGCGCGGCGCCTACTCGGCCGGCTTCGCCTGCCCCGAGCGCTTCGACGCGCCCGACGCCGCCATCTGCTGCGGCTCGTGCGCCCTGCGCTACTGCTGCGCCGACGCCGGCGCGAGACTCGAGCAGGGCGGCTGCACCAACGACCCGGCGCAAGCGGAACAGCCGGCCGGGAGCGCCC AACCAGTCTATGTGCCATTCCTGATCGTCGGATCAATATTCCTTGCCTTCCTTTTCGTGGGCTCCTTTGTCGCCGTTTATTGCTGCACGTGTTTAAGGCCGAAGCAAACGCTGCCACAGCCGATCCGGTTTTCTCTCCGAAGCTACCAGATGGAGACTTTGCCAATGATCTTGACCTCCACTAGCTTAAGGACTCCATCGAGGCAATCTAGCTCTGCCGCCAGCTCAAGTTGCACGGCCAGCTCTCTCGGCAagttttcatttgccaggccagaGTCTAGCTGTACAGCGGCACCTTCACCTCCACCTTACACGCCAGGCTGCTTGCAAATGGGCCACTCTGTCAGCCTCTCTCAGCCCTCTGGGTTTTTGGTGTCGGGACCATATTTCTCCTATCCTCTGGACTCCGAGCCGTCTCTAACTGGGAAGAGCGTTCCGGAAACTTAG